A stretch of the Malus sylvestris chromosome 10, drMalSylv7.2, whole genome shotgun sequence genome encodes the following:
- the LOC126584921 gene encoding auxin-responsive protein SAUR21-like, producing MGFRLPAVIPAKKLFRRSSSNSSEGASYNLSDVPKGYFAVYVGESEKHRFVVPISFLCQPAFQHLLSEAEEEFGFDHPMGGLTIPCRQDAFLELISRLSAV from the coding sequence ATGGGGTTCCGTCTGCCTGCTGTAATTCCTGCTAAGAAACTTTTTCGACGGTCTTCTTCAAATTCAAGTGAAGGAGCTTCGTATAATTTATCGGATGTCCCTAAAGGTTATTTTGCAGTTTATGTTGGTGAGAGTGAGAAGCACCGCTTTGTGGTTCCCATATCTTTCCTCTGCCAGCCTGCATTTCAACACTTGCTAAGTGAAGCTGAAGAAGAATTTGGATTTGATCATCCAATGGGCGGTCTAACAATTCCCTGCAGACAAGATGCTTTCCTTGAACTTATATCTCGCTTGAGTGCAGTATGA
- the LOC126584926 gene encoding auxin-induced protein 15A-like, with the protein MGFRRPSVTHAKKILRRSFSNSSRAGSYNLADVPKGYLAVYVGENERHRFIIPVSYLNQPSFQDLLSEAEQEFGFDHPMGGLTIPCRQDIFIDIISQF; encoded by the coding sequence ATGGGTTTCCGTCGTCCAAGTGTAACTCATGCAAAGAAAATTCTTCGGCGGTCTTTTTCAAATTCAAGTCGAGCAGGTTCATATAATTTAGCAGATGTCCCAAAAGGTTATTTAGCGGTTTATGTTGGGGAGAACGAGAGACATCGGTTTATCATTCCTGTATCATACCTCAACCAACCTTCATTCCAAGACTTGCTAAGTGAGGCTGAACAAGAATTTGGATTTGATCATCCAATGGGTGGTCTAACAATTCCCTGCAGACAAGATATCTTCATTGATATTATTTCTCAGTTTTGA